TCCGCCAAAATCAGGAACCATTTTCTGTTCGATTTTGTTGATTGGAGTTACAGATGTCAGTTTTTCAACAGCAGTAAAACTTTGACCTTCTGCTTGTACAAAAAGTTTGTATTCCATATCGATTACGGGAACAAAATTGGTGCATTTATACACTCCAGCTTCGGTTTCATTAAAGGTAAAAACATCTCCATTGCTGTTTTCAACTCTTACTTGCGCTCCTGAAACTTTTGGAGTAGAACCGCTGTAATAAGGAGCAGTTTTGCTCACTTTTATAGTTTGCTCATTTCCGTTTGTCCCTTTTTTCCAGATAATTTCGGCATCGACAACCAATTTGGTTTCACCAGTTTCCAGATCAAGATTTACAACATCTTCGCAAGAAGTAAAAGAGAATACAAAAAGAAGACTTATTAATGCCAGAGCCTTGTTTATTATGGTATTTTTTTTCAATTTATTCATAGCATTAAAATTTAAAATTATAAGAAATTCCAGGTACAATCCCGAAAATAGAAAGTCTTCTCGTTTCATTTGCTCCAGTATCTTCATTAGTTGTAAAAGTCATAGAAGCTGCATTTTTTCGGTTGTAAATATTGTAAAGACTGAATACCCAGTAGCTTTGCCATCCTTTCTTTTTATCGGGTTTTGGCGTATAAGTGGCCGCAACATCAAGATGGTGGAAAAGCGGTAATCGGTTTTCATTTCTTAAAGAATAATTTGGAACATGAATTCCTCCAAATTCATAATAACCATTTGCATACGTTACAGGCTGACCAGATTGTAAAGTGAAATTACCATTAAAAGACCATTTCGGGTTCAATTCGTAACTTCCTACAATGCTTAAATTATGCATTTTATCATATCCAGATAAATACCAGTCGCCATTTGCAACTCCTGGTTCTTCGGCATTTCTTCCAGGCGTTTTCTGTTCGGCTCTTGAAAGCGTATATGAAACCCATCCGGTGAAAACACCTGTATTTTTTCTGAATAACAATTCCAAACCATACGATCTGGCTTTTCCGTTTAAAATAACCTGCTCAATATTGTTGTTAGCCAAAACATCAGCACCGTCAATATAATCAATACGATTTTGGACATTTTTATAAAATAATTCGGTTTCTAAAGAGTAATCACCATCTTTGAAATTTCTGAAATACCCCATTGCATACTGGTCTAAAAGCTGAGGTTTTGTAAATGGTCCGCTTGGTGTCCAGATACTCATTGGCAATGGTGACTGTGTATTCGATAAAATATGAATATACTGCGCCATTCTGTTGTAACTTGCTTTTAACGAACTATTGTCATTGAAAGCATACGATAAAGCAGCACGTGGTTCGAAATTATTAAAAGTACTAATCGCCTGACCCTTTTTATAATTGATGGTTCCAGTTGGCGTTCCTTCTTCATAAATTTTATATAACGGATTATATACAACTGCCTGACCATTTTCGTAAGTGCTGATTGCTTCTGCACCTAAGCGATAAAATGTACTGTAGCGAAGTCCATAACGGAAATTCAATTTCTTAGTAATTTGATTTTCAAAATCAAGATAAGCCGAAGTTTCTAAAGCATATTTTTTGTCCAGTTGTTTGTAATTAAACTGCGAATCTGAACTTGTAGGTTTTACAACTCCCGGATTAAAATTGTAATACAATCCATCAATACCATAACTGATTTTAAATTTTTCCGACTGCTGATAATTCCAATTGTATTTTAATCCGTAACTCTGAATGTTACTGTCCCATTTGAAGCTTTCAATTGGTATTTCTAGATTGAATCTGTAATCACTGTAGAAAGTAGATAAATTACTGTTTAAACGATCTGAAAATTTATGTTTCCAGCTTAAAATTCCCATTGTGCTGCCATAAGTACTGGCAAAACGATCGTTAATATCAAATACATCATTTCCAAAATAACCTGAAAAAGATAAAGTATTATTGGCATCAAAACGATAGTTTAACTTGGCGTTCAAATCATAGAACATAGCCGAGTTTTTATTGTCGGCCAATTTCATAAACAAATGCGCATACGAAGCACGCCCAGAAAGGATAAAAGAACCTTTTTCTTTTTGTAATGGCCCTTGAACTAAAAGACGGCTCGAAATAATTCCGATTCCTCCATTTACTTTGTATTCTTCAAAATCTCCAGTTTGTTGTGTAACATCTAAAACAGACGAAACACGTCCTCCAAATTTTGATGGGATTCCACCTTTGTATAAATCTAAACCATTTACAATATCGGCATTGAAAATTGAAAAGAAACCAAACATATGCGAATCTGCATAGACAGGAGCTCCATCTAAAAGAATCAAATTTTGATCTGCAGCTCCGCCACGTACATTGAATCCTGAAGAAGCTTCTCCAGCATTGGTAACTCCTGGCAATGTTAAAATCGATTTTAAAGGATCAGGTTCTCCCATCGCAACAGGAATACGTTTAATTTCCTGCATCGAAAGTCGGTTTACACTCATTTGAGTGGTTTTAATATCAACGGCTTTGTTTCCGGTAACTACGACTTGTTCTAATTCCTGACTGTCTGATTCGATATTGATGATAAGCGTTGTATTGTCTGAAACTGTAATGTGTTTTTCTCTGTTTTTAAATCCAATGTAACTAATCGAAACGGTGTAACTTCCATTTGGAATTTCAATACTGAATTTTCCGTTAATATCCGTTACGGCACCAACTTCAAGTTCTTTCACATAAACATTAGCGCCAATAACGGCTTGTCTATCATCATCAAGAACCTGACCTGTCAGCCAGCTTTTTTTTTTCGAAGCTTTGACAGGATGCGATTTTTGTTTTACAAAAATATTGCTGCCTACAATAGAAAATTGAATAGAGGCATTTTTGTTGAGTTCAGTAATAAGTTTCTCGATTTCGATATTCTTATACGTGCTTTTTTTTGTAAAGTATTTTTGATTGGTATCAATTTGATCTGTAAAAGCAAACTTGAAATCAGTTTGATTCTCAATCTGCTTAAAGAATTCTTTTAAGGTTACATTTTGATCTACAGTTACTGTAACGTTCTGAGCAGACATACATAAACTGAATAAAAAAAAGCATGCTGAAATTATATGCTTCATGAAATTTTGTATTTTTGAATATTATTAAATGGAATAACCTCGTGTTATCCTGATTATAAGGAGGATGTGTAGTTTCGCGGCTTACATCCTTTTCTTTTTTTATTGAAAAGTGATCTGTTTCAATTCTTCATTTATTTCATAATTTAGGTTATACATTTCTGATATTAATTGTACAATTGTTTTTAGGTCTTCTTTTTTATTGATTCTGATGGTGATTTTTTGGTTTTGATATCCCTTCGGAAGTATCGCTTTATAACCGTAATTTTCCTCAATATAAGAACTGATAACAGCCAGTTTTTCATTGTCAAAATCAATAAAACGACTGAATTCAGTTACCGAAGCAGTTTGGTTTGCATACGTAAATTTTTCGCCCGGTTTTAAAATCCATTTTTGATCCTGGCCTTTTACATTCATCTGAACACTTCCTTCAAAAAGCTCGACTATAATTTCTTCATTTTCAGATTCCTTAACTGTAAAACAAGTTCCTAAAACAGTAGTGGTTGTTTCATCACAAAAAACCTGAAACGGATGCTGTTTGTCTTTTGTTACTTTGAAATGTGCTTCACCGTCAATTTCAACTTTTCGGTTTAGGGCAAAATTATCGCCAAAGGAAATTTTAGAATTTGGACTCAGTTCTACTTTTGAATTATCGGGTAATACGATGTGTTTTATTGTAGAAGTAGTATTTTCGATTACATTTCCGGCAAGAACAATATTCTCAGACGGCGATTCTCCGTTAAAATAAATGCCCGTTCCAATCAAAACAAAAAGCAATACTGCCGCTGCTGCGTAATAGCGCCACGGTTTAAACTTCTTTTTCTTTGGAGCAAAAGTTTTCGAATGAAATTGTTCCCATGAGGCTTTTTTTTCTGCGTTTGAATGTGAAGCAGGAGTTTCATTCCATAATTTTTCAAACTCTTCGTCTAATTTTTCCTTGTCCATGTTGTTTGGTGTTAGATGATTTGGCACTGAAATCCTTGTTTTGTAAAAACACCATATACCATTTCTTTAACGTCTCTGTTGGTTTCGATTTTCAGGATATTTTCACGTCCCCTACGATCGAAATTGATGATACAGTCAGAAATCACGAACTGTAAAAGTGCAACAAGTAAACTTGCATCTTTCTTTGTTCTAACATTCGTTTTATAAGCTTCGATATGCATTTTTTGTTCTTTGTTTTTTAGTATAACAAACGAGAACAAAAAAGTTCCTAATGGTTTTCGATTTTTTTTCGAATAAATTTACTGGCGAGATAAATGTGATTGGCAATGGTCTTTTCAGAAAGATCTGTAATTTCTGCAATCTCCTTATAGCTAAGGTTTTCCAGTTTGTGTAAAGTGAAGATTTTTTGCTGTTGCTCTGGAAGCTGATTTATGAAATTTTGTAGTTTTTCTTGTCTTTCTTCAAAAATTCCAGAATATGATTCTTCCTGCGGCACGTCAACTTGATTCGGATCAAGTGATATTATTTTGTTTTCTCTGTTAACGTGATTGATAATAATGTTTTTGCAGATAACAAATATCTGTTTGTCAAACAAAACCTCTTCGTTAAGCAGTTCTCTTTTGTTGTATAATCGGATGAAAGTTTCCTGAACAAAATCTTCAGGAGTAAATAATGAAGAATTAAAACGTCTGGCAATGTTTATCAGTTTATCGTAGTAATTGAAATACGCTTCCTTAAACGCAGCTTCATCACCTTTTTTTAGATTTATAATAAACTTTTTATTGTCCATAACGAAAATATCGTGACCAGTATTCTAGTCTAAACTCATTGGTTTCAATATTATTGCATTCATGATTTGACAACTATCAAATCATGAATATAATAAGTTGCAAAGAACCGTAATTTAATTTAAGATTTGACGCTCTTTTTTAAGAAATGTTACAATTAAATTCAAATAAAAACCCTTAACAAAAATGTTTAAGGGTTTTTATTTTGTGAAATTTTTAATCAGCTTAAATGTATAAGTAAGGACAAGTCTATTTTCTAATCTATTACAATACTCTTAATCGCTTTTTCCATTGCTAGCTCTTTTATTCCGGCAACTTTAAGTCCTTCGGCACGGAAAGCAGTTAAATCTGTCATTCCTAGAAAGCCTAAAAAAGCTTGTAAATAAGGAACCACAAAATCGTTAACTTTATCCGGTCCTTCAGAATAAATTCCACCTGAAGCCATAGCAATATAGATTTTTTTTCCTGTAACTAATCCAATTGGACGACCATCTTCACCATATCCAAAAGTGATTCCAGGTCTGGTAATATAATCAATCCAAGATTTTAATTGAGAAGGTATTGTAAAGTTATAAAGAGGAGCTCCAATTACAATAATATCTGCATTTTGTAATTGTTTCAAAAAATCGTCTGCAAAATGAATGGATTGTTTTTTGTCTGAGTTAAATAAATTCGATGGAGTAAATAATTTTCCAAGAAATTCAGCATCCAAATGTGGAATTTCCTTTTCTGTCAAATTTAATTCTTCGACAGTGCTTCCGTCATATTTTTGTTGAATTTTCTCGATAATGGCGTTTCCTAGTTTTTTGCTGTATGATTCGTTACCCTGAATACTGGATATTACATGAAGAATGTGTTTCATAATTTTAAATTTATTAAACAAAACTAGAATTATAAAGTATGTAAAAAACGTTAGTTACCTAAAGGAAATCAGTTACTTTTAGGAAAGTATGTATCTTTGTGAGTATGAAAACAATTGAAAAAGAAATACTTCCAACGAAACAAGAATGTACAGATTCTCTCAAAAATGTAATAGATGCTCTTTATGTTTTGAACGGAAAATGGAAGATTGCTTTAATTCTTTCTTTGGTACAATCTCCAAAACGTTTTAATGAAATTCTAAAGCAGATTGATGGAATATCACCAAAAGTTCTTGCTAAAGAACTTAAAGATTTAGAATTTAACGGTTTTATTAAACGAAATGTTTATGAAACAACTTCGATAAACATTGTTTACGAAGCTACAGATTACAGCTTAACATTAAAAAGTGTAATAGCCGAACTTAGCGCTTGGGGAGAGCAACATAGAGAAAAAATCAAACAAAGTATGAGAAAATAAAAAAATATTAGTTTTTATAAGCCGATACAAGTTTATCCAGAAACTGAAACAGCTTTTGATTCATCTTTGTATAATCATAAGATAAAATAGTTTCGGGACTTTGAACAAATTTATATTTACTGCTTTTTTCTAATAAATCTTCTTCACTGTCAATTAAAAGCGATACAACTTCTGTAGTTAATTCCATGTGGCATTGAAAGCCATAAACCAAATCAGAATATCGAATAATTTGTCTTGGACAGCCTTCACTCGCAGCCAGAATTTTGCTTTCTTTTGTTAAACCGGGCATATCATTGTGCCAATGTCCTACATTTAAGGAACTTCCAAAATGATTTGTTTTTTCGTCTTCAAAACCAGCTTCGGTTAATGTTATTGGAAAAACACCGATTTCTTTTTCAGGACTATGATCAAAGGAAGTTCCTAAAGCTTCTCCAATCAATTGCGATTCTAAACAAACTCCAACAACTGCTTTTCCTGCCGAAATACATTTTCGAATTAAATTCATTTCGGCTTCAGCATTAAAATGCGGACATTCTTCAACTGAAGTGATTGGACTTTGAGGTCCGCCCATAACAATTAGCAGATCTATAAAATCTGCGGTATCTGGCAGAATATCATTTTCATAAACTTTAGAAAAAGAAATTTCATAGTTTCTATTTTCTGCCCATTGAAGATAAGCGCCTGATGCTTCAAATGTTTCGTGCTGTATAAAATGTACTTTCATGTTTTTCAAAAATTACCCCCAAATTTAAGAATGATAATGAAGATAGATACAGTCCACTTTTTTCATAAAATGATAGTCCAGTATTTATATTTTTTTAATCGATTTTAAAATATCAGTTGGTGTAATGCCATATTTCTTTTTGAATGCAAAAGAAAAATGAGAGAGATCTTCAAAACCAAGATCCAGATAAATATCCGAAGGTTTCTTTTGTTTTTTCTCAATTAAGAAATAACCTTCCTGAAGTCTTCTCTGAATTAACCAACGGCTTGGCGTATCTGAAAAAATAGAAGCAAAATCACGTTTAAAAGCCGAAATACTTCTTCCGGTAAGATAAGCGAAACGCTCCATACTGATATTGAATTTGTAATTCCGATTCATGTATGCTTTTAAATCGATCTTTTGTGGCGGAGCAAAATCAAAAAGGATGTCTTTTAATTCTGGGTTTTCTTTTAAGAGAATCAAAAGCAGTTCTTCGCGTTTTAGATCTGCAAAAGTATCGTCAATTTCGCCTCCGTCATTGTAATATGGCATTAATGAAAGAATGAAATTCGGAATCAAATTGGTATTTTTTAATAGAAAAAATGACGCACCATCTTCATAACGCTGTGCTTTTATTTGATGTTTGGTCATAAAAGACTTTAGAAATTCAGTATCCAAAATCATGACTACTTTTTCAAATTCGCCATTTTCTTTTTGTTTATTGTAACGTGCCAAATGATTTTTTCGCACAATACAATATTCGCCACTTTTTAAGCTGTATTTACTAATGCCGTCATAACCCTCGATCGTGCCTTTTGCGAGATACAAAAAGAAATGTTCCGAAATAAATTGTTCAGGAGATATTTCTGGACCTATATAACAACTTTTGATTTCTGTAAGTCTCATAACGCGTATGGTTTAATTGGCAGAGTCATTTTTCCACCATTGTTTGAAAACTTTAGTAGTATCAAAAATAACTATTTCTCCAATAATGGGTGTAATAAGTGGTATCTGATATTTTTCATTCAATCGAGTCAATTCACTTAAAGGTTCGTTCCAAGTATGTCTGGCAAGAGCAAATTTTGAATTGTGAACCGGAACAAGGCTTTTGGCTTTTAAGTCTCGGCCTGCCATTAAAGTTTCTTCGGGAAGCATATGAATATAATGCCAAGCTTTGTTGTATTGGCCGTTTTCCATAATTGCTATATCAATTGGTCCGAATTTTTTTCCAATTTCAGCAAAATGAGTATCATAACCGCCGTCGCCGCTATAAAAAACTTTTAGCGAAGGCGAGTTGATTAAAAATGATGCCCATAAAGTTTGGTTTTGCTTAAAACCACGTCCTGATTTATGTCTGGCTGGAAGTGTATGAATGGTAAAATCTTTTTCAATAGAAACAGAATCATTCCAATCTTGTTCGATAATTTTGTTTTTTGGATATCCCCAACGTTCAAAATGCGCTCCAACTCCCAATCCGCAGAGTACAGTTTTTACTTTTTTCTGTAGAGACAAAACAGTTGGATAATCCAAATGATCATAGTGATCATGTGAAATTAACAGATAATCAATTTCTGGTAAATCTTCAACTTTATAAGTATTGCTTCCATTAAAAACTTTTACGCTATTAGGCAGAGGAGAAGCATTGTCACTAAAAACAGGATCGATCAGGATTTTTTTACCATTGATTTGTAATAGGGAAGAGGAATGTCCGAACCACACCAATAGATTCTCTGCAGGAAGATTTTTTAAATCTCTTTTGACAGACGGAATTGGTTTTGAAGGTTGAGTAGGTACTGATTTATCAAAAAATTGTTTGCTGATTTCGCCCCAGAATCCGTAACCGGGAGCAAATGTAGGTGTGTTATTAATATTTTGGAATTCTCCGTTTTTATAATGAGATGATTTTTCAATTTGTACTAAATTTTGTTCCGAAGGTTTTCCTCCAAATACATCTTTCTGCATATAAAGCCAAATAGAGAAGCTGAGGATTACGATTAGCACAGCAATGACAACAAACATACGCTTGATGATTTTTAAAATTCGTTTTTTCATAATAAAGTGGTTGCATTTTTAATGTCTTTGGCTTCTAGTATTTTTTTAGAAAAACCGAATTTTGTTACGGCAATCATGGCGCGTCCAATTTCTGTGGTTTTACAGCCTGTATAAAACAGTCCCATAATTGGGTAAAGCGACTTAATATATTTATTGAATCCTTTAAGATGAATTTGCGCTTTGTCTGGTTTCATTAATCCTGGACGGAAATTATATTGCTGTTTGAAAGGCAGTTTTTGTAAAGCATTTTCGGTTTTCCCTTTTACACGTGCCCACATTACTTTTCCTTTTTCGGAACTAT
This is a stretch of genomic DNA from Flavobacterium endoglycinae. It encodes these proteins:
- a CDS encoding DUF4249 domain-containing protein, which produces MNKLKKNTIINKALALISLLFVFSFTSCEDVVNLDLETGETKLVVDAEIIWKKGTNGNEQTIKVSKTAPYYSGSTPKVSGAQVRVENSNGDVFTFNETEAGVYKCTNFVPVIDMEYKLFVQAEGQSFTAVEKLTSVTPINKIEQKMVPDFGGEDVIELTFYYNDPADQRNFYVTDYKSEFLIYPEYEITDDEFYNGNEISTRYSHEDMKTGNTVTITHRGVSKNFFNYMKLILEASSSNPFLVPPGNIRGNIVNTTNANNYALGYFRLCEADVVAYVVK
- a CDS encoding TonB-dependent receptor; amino-acid sequence: MKHIISACFFLFSLCMSAQNVTVTVDQNVTLKEFFKQIENQTDFKFAFTDQIDTNQKYFTKKSTYKNIEIEKLITELNKNASIQFSIVGSNIFVKQKSHPVKASKKKSWLTGQVLDDDRQAVIGANVYVKELEVGAVTDINGKFSIEIPNGSYTVSISYIGFKNREKHITVSDNTTLIINIESDSQELEQVVVTGNKAVDIKTTQMSVNRLSMQEIKRIPVAMGEPDPLKSILTLPGVTNAGEASSGFNVRGGAADQNLILLDGAPVYADSHMFGFFSIFNADIVNGLDLYKGGIPSKFGGRVSSVLDVTQQTGDFEEYKVNGGIGIISSRLLVQGPLQKEKGSFILSGRASYAHLFMKLADNKNSAMFYDLNAKLNYRFDANNTLSFSGYFGNDVFDINDRFASTYGSTMGILSWKHKFSDRLNSNLSTFYSDYRFNLEIPIESFKWDSNIQSYGLKYNWNYQQSEKFKISYGIDGLYYNFNPGVVKPTSSDSQFNYKQLDKKYALETSAYLDFENQITKKLNFRYGLRYSTFYRLGAEAISTYENGQAVVYNPLYKIYEEGTPTGTINYKKGQAISTFNNFEPRAALSYAFNDNSSLKASYNRMAQYIHILSNTQSPLPMSIWTPSGPFTKPQLLDQYAMGYFRNFKDGDYSLETELFYKNVQNRIDYIDGADVLANNNIEQVILNGKARSYGLELLFRKNTGVFTGWVSYTLSRAEQKTPGRNAEEPGVANGDWYLSGYDKMHNLSIVGSYELNPKWSFNGNFTLQSGQPVTYANGYYEFGGIHVPNYSLRNENRLPLFHHLDVAATYTPKPDKKKGWQSYWVFSLYNIYNRKNAASMTFTTNEDTGANETRRLSIFGIVPGISYNFKF
- a CDS encoding FecR family protein, whose translation is MDKEKLDEEFEKLWNETPASHSNAEKKASWEQFHSKTFAPKKKKFKPWRYYAAAAVLLFVLIGTGIYFNGESPSENIVLAGNVIENTTSTIKHIVLPDNSKVELSPNSKISFGDNFALNRKVEIDGEAHFKVTKDKQHPFQVFCDETTTTVLGTCFTVKESENEEIIVELFEGSVQMNVKGQDQKWILKPGEKFTYANQTASVTEFSRFIDFDNEKLAVISSYIEENYGYKAILPKGYQNQKITIRINKKEDLKTIVQLISEMYNLNYEINEELKQITFQ
- a CDS encoding C1 domain-containing protein, whose protein sequence is MHIEAYKTNVRTKKDASLLVALLQFVISDCIINFDRRGRENILKIETNRDVKEMVYGVFTKQGFQCQII
- a CDS encoding RNA polymerase sigma factor, which produces MDNKKFIINLKKGDEAAFKEAYFNYYDKLINIARRFNSSLFTPEDFVQETFIRLYNKRELLNEEVLFDKQIFVICKNIIINHVNRENKIISLDPNQVDVPQEESYSGIFEERQEKLQNFINQLPEQQQKIFTLHKLENLSYKEIAEITDLSEKTIANHIYLASKFIRKKIENH
- a CDS encoding FMN-dependent NADH-azoreductase, coding for MKHILHVISSIQGNESYSKKLGNAIIEKIQQKYDGSTVEELNLTEKEIPHLDAEFLGKLFTPSNLFNSDKKQSIHFADDFLKQLQNADIIVIGAPLYNFTIPSQLKSWIDYITRPGITFGYGEDGRPIGLVTGKKIYIAMASGGIYSEGPDKVNDFVVPYLQAFLGFLGMTDLTAFRAEGLKVAGIKELAMEKAIKSIVID
- a CDS encoding winged helix-turn-helix transcriptional regulator → MKTIEKEILPTKQECTDSLKNVIDALYVLNGKWKIALILSLVQSPKRFNEILKQIDGISPKVLAKELKDLEFNGFIKRNVYETTSINIVYEATDYSLTLKSVIAELSAWGEQHREKIKQSMRK
- a CDS encoding type 1 glutamine amidotransferase — translated: MKVHFIQHETFEASGAYLQWAENRNYEISFSKVYENDILPDTADFIDLLIVMGGPQSPITSVEECPHFNAEAEMNLIRKCISAGKAVVGVCLESQLIGEALGTSFDHSPEKEIGVFPITLTEAGFEDEKTNHFGSSLNVGHWHNDMPGLTKESKILAASEGCPRQIIRYSDLVYGFQCHMELTTEVVSLLIDSEEDLLEKSSKYKFVQSPETILSYDYTKMNQKLFQFLDKLVSAYKN
- a CDS encoding helix-turn-helix domain-containing protein, with product MRLTEIKSCYIGPEISPEQFISEHFFLYLAKGTIEGYDGISKYSLKSGEYCIVRKNHLARYNKQKENGEFEKVVMILDTEFLKSFMTKHQIKAQRYEDGASFFLLKNTNLIPNFILSLMPYYNDGGEIDDTFADLKREELLLILLKENPELKDILFDFAPPQKIDLKAYMNRNYKFNISMERFAYLTGRSISAFKRDFASIFSDTPSRWLIQRRLQEGYFLIEKKQKKPSDIYLDLGFEDLSHFSFAFKKKYGITPTDILKSIKKI
- a CDS encoding MBL fold metallo-hydrolase — its product is MKKRILKIIKRMFVVIAVLIVILSFSIWLYMQKDVFGGKPSEQNLVQIEKSSHYKNGEFQNINNTPTFAPGYGFWGEISKQFFDKSVPTQPSKPIPSVKRDLKNLPAENLLVWFGHSSSLLQINGKKILIDPVFSDNASPLPNSVKVFNGSNTYKVEDLPEIDYLLISHDHYDHLDYPTVLSLQKKVKTVLCGLGVGAHFERWGYPKNKIIEQDWNDSVSIEKDFTIHTLPARHKSGRGFKQNQTLWASFLINSPSLKVFYSGDGGYDTHFAEIGKKFGPIDIAIMENGQYNKAWHYIHMLPEETLMAGRDLKAKSLVPVHNSKFALARHTWNEPLSELTRLNEKYQIPLITPIIGEIVIFDTTKVFKQWWKNDSAN